One segment of Mycolicibacterium neworleansense DNA contains the following:
- a CDS encoding NmrA family NAD(P)-binding protein, with the protein MNPILVTGATGNVGRPLISELIRAGARVRAVTRSPAATAFPPGVEVVRSPAEGMAGASAVFLNSRALGPELAATVEGARASGVKRLVALSAINADDNDSRQPSRVRGDRNREVEQLAVASGLEWVSLRPTVFASNFAGMWSAQIRAGDVVSGPYAAASTAVIAEADISAVAAVALLTDDLVGQRIPLTGPRALTNTELVATIGRALRRPLRYREVPTDVVRQRFAGLGFPAAFADAYLGLLADTVARPALVTHEVQKILGRPATPFTDWVDAHRGLFTNS; encoded by the coding sequence ATGAACCCAATTCTCGTCACGGGCGCGACCGGCAATGTCGGCCGACCGCTGATCAGCGAACTCATTCGTGCCGGCGCCCGCGTACGCGCTGTCACCCGCAGCCCCGCAGCCACCGCATTTCCGCCCGGCGTCGAGGTGGTCCGGTCCCCCGCCGAGGGTATGGCCGGTGCCTCCGCGGTCTTTCTGAACTCACGTGCGCTGGGGCCGGAACTGGCCGCGACGGTCGAGGGGGCCCGCGCCTCGGGCGTGAAACGCCTCGTCGCACTGTCGGCGATCAACGCCGATGACAACGACTCCCGGCAACCGTCGCGCGTGCGCGGGGACCGCAACCGGGAAGTCGAGCAGCTGGCCGTGGCCTCCGGCCTGGAGTGGGTCAGCTTGCGCCCCACGGTGTTCGCGTCGAATTTCGCGGGCATGTGGTCGGCGCAGATCCGGGCCGGCGACGTGGTCAGCGGCCCGTACGCCGCCGCATCGACCGCGGTCATCGCCGAGGCCGACATCTCCGCCGTGGCCGCGGTGGCCCTGCTCACCGATGACCTTGTGGGACAACGCATCCCGCTGACCGGTCCCCGGGCGCTGACCAACACGGAACTGGTGGCCACGATCGGGCGGGCACTGCGGCGGCCGCTGCGCTATCGCGAGGTGCCTACCGATGTGGTGCGGCAGCGGTTCGCCGGGCTGGGCTTTCCCGCCGCGTTCGCCGACGCGTACCTGGGACTTTTGGCCGACACCGTCGCACGACCCGCGCTGGTCACCCATGAGGTGCAGAAGATCCTGGGCCGGCCGGCGACACCGTTCACCGACTGGGTCGACGCACATCGCGGGCTGTTCACCAATAGCTGA
- a CDS encoding PaaI family thioesterase — translation MTDTVHVLELLDYREVESTADRLVLEMDNRPDLANVRGALQGGLVATLIDIAAGMLAGNASGVGYDVTTADLNIHFLAPIMGTARAEAKVVRAGRRLIVTSVDVTDVTRGRLAARATLTFAVLEPR, via the coding sequence ATGACCGACACCGTTCACGTACTGGAACTGCTGGACTACCGCGAGGTCGAGTCGACCGCGGACCGCCTGGTGCTGGAAATGGACAACCGGCCCGACCTCGCCAACGTCCGCGGCGCGCTGCAGGGCGGTCTGGTGGCCACCCTCATCGACATCGCGGCAGGCATGCTCGCCGGCAATGCCAGCGGTGTCGGCTATGACGTGACGACCGCCGACCTCAACATCCACTTCCTGGCCCCCATCATGGGGACGGCCCGCGCGGAGGCGAAGGTCGTGCGGGCCGGCAGACGCCTCATCGTGACGTCGGTCGACGTCACCGACGTCACCCGCGGCCGGCTCGCCGCCCGCGCGACGCTGACGTTCGCCGTGCTTGAGCCGCGCTGA
- the dxr gene encoding 1-deoxy-D-xylulose-5-phosphate reductoisomerase encodes MSDRKRVLILGSTGSIGTQALEVIAANPDRFEVVGLAAGGGNPDLFAAQRAATGVRNVALADQAAADQVGDVTYAGPDAVTRLVENTEADVVLNALVGALGLAPTLAALGTGARLALANKESLVAGGPLVLKAAAPGQIVPVDSEHSAMAQCLRGGTADEVAKIVLTASGGPFLGWSAADLESVTPEQAGKHPTWSMGPMNTLNSATLVNKGLELIETHLLFGIDYDRIEVVVHPQSIVHSMATFTDGSTLAQASPPDMKLPIALALGWPERVAGAALACDFTTASTWEFLPLDNEVFPAVKLAGQAGTRGGCLTAVYNAANEEAAEAFLAGRIPFPAIVQTVGDVLHAADQWAAEPATVEDVLDAQRWAREQARAAIGKTIEKSFEQKSMRKGLVIK; translated from the coding sequence GTGAGCGACAGAAAGCGCGTGCTGATACTCGGAAGTACCGGATCGATCGGCACCCAGGCGCTCGAGGTCATCGCGGCCAACCCGGACCGGTTCGAGGTCGTCGGCCTGGCTGCCGGCGGCGGTAACCCCGACCTCTTCGCGGCCCAGCGCGCCGCGACCGGCGTCCGCAACGTCGCGCTCGCCGATCAGGCCGCCGCGGACCAGGTCGGCGACGTGACATACGCCGGACCCGACGCGGTCACCCGGCTGGTCGAGAACACCGAGGCCGATGTGGTGCTCAACGCACTGGTCGGCGCACTGGGGCTGGCCCCCACGCTGGCCGCCCTGGGCACCGGGGCCCGCCTGGCTTTGGCCAACAAGGAGTCGCTGGTCGCCGGCGGCCCACTGGTGCTCAAGGCCGCTGCACCGGGGCAGATCGTCCCCGTGGATTCCGAGCATTCCGCGATGGCCCAGTGCCTGCGGGGTGGCACCGCCGACGAGGTCGCCAAGATCGTGCTCACCGCCTCCGGCGGCCCGTTCCTGGGGTGGTCGGCCGCCGACCTGGAATCGGTCACCCCGGAGCAGGCGGGCAAGCATCCGACCTGGTCGATGGGCCCGATGAACACGCTGAACTCGGCGACGCTGGTCAACAAGGGCCTGGAGTTGATCGAGACCCATCTGCTGTTCGGGATCGACTACGACCGCATCGAGGTCGTGGTGCATCCGCAGTCGATCGTGCACTCGATGGCCACCTTCACCGACGGTTCGACCTTGGCACAGGCCAGCCCGCCGGATATGAAGTTGCCGATCGCGCTCGCGCTGGGCTGGCCGGAGCGGGTTGCCGGTGCGGCCCTGGCCTGCGACTTCACCACCGCCTCCACCTGGGAATTCCTGCCGCTGGACAACGAGGTGTTCCCCGCCGTGAAACTCGCCGGGCAGGCCGGAACCCGCGGCGGTTGCCTGACCGCGGTGTACAACGCCGCGAACGAGGAGGCCGCCGAGGCGTTCCTCGCCGGTCGCATCCCGTTTCCGGCGATTGTGCAAACGGTCGGTGACGTGCTGCACGCTGCCGACCAGTGGGCCGCGGAACCCGCTACCGTGGAAGACGTACTCGATGCGCAACGGTGGGCCAGAGAACAGGCACGAGCGGCCATCGGCAAAACCATCGAGAAGAGCTTTGAGCAGAAATCCATGAGAAAAGGGCTCGTCATCAAATGA
- the ispG gene encoding flavodoxin-dependent (E)-4-hydroxy-3-methylbut-2-enyl-diphosphate synthase: MTASIGLGMPAPPAPTLAPRRKTRQLDVGGVGIGSEHPIAVQSMCTTKTHDVNSTLQQIAELTASGCDIVRVACPRQEDADALAEIARHSQIPVIADIHFQPKYIFAAIEAGCAAVRVNPGNIKEFDGRVKEVAKAAGDAGIPIRIGVNAGSLDPRLMKKYGKATPEALVESALWEASLFEEHGFGDIKISVKHNDPVIMVEAYTQLAAQCDYPLHLGVTEAGPAFQGTIKSAVAFGALLSKGIGDTIRVSLSAPPAEEVKVGNQILESLNLRPRGLEIVSCPSCGRAQVDVYTLANAVSAGLDGLDVPLRVAVMGCVVNGPGEAREADLGVASGNGKGQIFVKGEVIKTVPEAQIVETLIEEAMRLAEAAGSDDATGSPVVTVS; this comes from the coding sequence ATGACAGCGTCCATCGGTTTGGGAATGCCCGCACCCCCGGCGCCGACCCTGGCGCCGCGGCGGAAGACCCGCCAGCTCGATGTCGGTGGTGTCGGCATCGGCAGCGAGCATCCCATCGCCGTGCAGTCGATGTGCACCACCAAGACGCACGACGTCAACTCGACGCTGCAGCAGATCGCCGAGCTGACCGCGTCGGGCTGTGACATCGTGCGGGTGGCCTGCCCCCGCCAGGAGGACGCCGATGCGCTGGCCGAGATCGCCCGGCACAGCCAGATCCCGGTGATCGCCGACATCCATTTCCAGCCCAAGTACATCTTCGCCGCGATCGAAGCCGGCTGTGCGGCCGTGCGCGTCAACCCCGGCAACATCAAGGAGTTCGACGGCCGGGTCAAAGAGGTCGCCAAGGCCGCCGGCGACGCGGGCATTCCGATCCGCATCGGCGTCAATGCCGGTTCGCTGGACCCGCGGTTGATGAAGAAGTACGGCAAGGCCACGCCCGAGGCGCTGGTCGAGTCGGCGCTGTGGGAGGCCTCGCTGTTCGAGGAGCACGGTTTCGGCGACATCAAGATCAGCGTCAAGCACAACGATCCGGTGATCATGGTCGAGGCCTACACGCAGCTGGCCGCCCAGTGCGACTACCCGCTGCACCTCGGTGTCACCGAAGCGGGCCCGGCATTCCAGGGCACGATCAAGTCCGCGGTCGCGTTCGGCGCGTTGTTGTCCAAGGGCATCGGCGACACGATCCGGGTGTCCCTGTCGGCACCGCCGGCCGAGGAGGTCAAGGTCGGCAACCAGATCCTGGAGTCGCTGAACCTGCGGCCCCGCGGCCTGGAGATCGTGTCATGCCCGTCGTGCGGGCGGGCCCAGGTTGACGTGTACACGCTGGCCAACGCGGTGAGCGCGGGCCTGGACGGGCTCGATGTCCCGCTGCGGGTCGCGGTGATGGGCTGTGTGGTCAACGGTCCGGGCGAGGCCCGCGAGGCCGATCTCGGGGTTGCCTCCGGTAACGGCAAGGGCCAGATCTTCGTCAAGGGTGAGGTCATCAAGACCGTCCCCGAGGCGCAGATCGTCGAGACGCTGATCGAAGAGGCGATGCGCCTGGCCGAAGCGGCGGGTTCAGATGATGCCACCGGTTCGCCTGTGGTGACCGTAAGCTGA
- the sigI gene encoding RNA polymerase sigma factor SigI has translation MSDSASIEQAWREHHPYLVNLAYQMTGDIGDAEDVAQEAFLRLARNDPERLDDVRAWLTVVAGRLCLDHVRSARSRLEHPDSGLVLESSASAAADPADRVTLDDQVRAALFEVLNRLSPGERVAFVLHDVFAVPFDAIAETVGRPVGTCRQLARRARAKFTTAAHRPFDVAAVEHRQVMQTFISACASGDVTALTAVLDPTVWGVGTVLADPAPPRQINHGPDAVATNLLRYLGPGTTLVCGVAGQPVLLAYDHRRLFAVVTLTIRGGLVAKIEATADPSARMR, from the coding sequence ATGAGCGATTCCGCGTCGATCGAACAGGCCTGGCGGGAGCACCACCCGTACCTGGTCAATCTCGCCTATCAGATGACGGGCGACATCGGCGACGCCGAGGATGTCGCCCAGGAAGCGTTCCTGCGGCTGGCCCGTAACGACCCCGAGCGCCTCGACGACGTGCGCGCCTGGTTGACGGTGGTGGCCGGACGACTGTGCCTCGACCACGTTCGATCGGCCCGCTCCAGGCTGGAACACCCCGATTCCGGCCTGGTCCTGGAATCGTCGGCGTCGGCGGCTGCCGATCCGGCCGATCGGGTCACGCTCGACGACCAGGTGCGCGCCGCATTGTTCGAGGTGCTCAACCGGCTCAGCCCCGGAGAGCGCGTGGCCTTCGTGCTGCACGACGTGTTCGCGGTGCCATTCGACGCCATCGCCGAGACGGTCGGCCGGCCGGTGGGTACCTGCCGGCAGCTGGCGCGCCGAGCCAGGGCGAAGTTCACCACCGCCGCGCACCGCCCGTTCGACGTAGCCGCGGTCGAACACCGTCAGGTGATGCAGACCTTCATATCCGCCTGTGCCAGCGGTGACGTGACGGCGTTGACGGCGGTACTCGACCCGACCGTGTGGGGCGTCGGCACGGTGCTGGCCGATCCGGCTCCGCCCCGGCAGATCAACCACGGTCCGGACGCCGTCGCGACGAACCTGCTGCGCTACCTGGGGCCGGGCACCACCCTGGTGTGCGGGGTGGCCGGGCAGCCGGTGCTACTCGCATACGACCATCGACGGCTGTTCGCGGTCGTCACGCTGACCATCCGGGGCGGCCTGGTCGCCAAGATCGAGGCCACTGCGGACCCGTCGGCCCGGATGCGGTGA
- a CDS encoding nitroreductase family deazaflavin-dependent oxidoreductase, with protein sequence MSEHTTEPRPPRWLKPMNKVMMAVQRLGIPTGPAMVLTVPGRKSGVPRSTPMTPFDHDGGLYTVAGYPGADWAANARAAGTGILTRGRRSRPVRIVELTPDQSRPVLRAFAVKVPVGVGFAKRSGLVAEGTPDEFEALAGRLTVFRFDPA encoded by the coding sequence ATGTCAGAGCACACGACAGAACCGCGACCCCCGCGCTGGCTCAAGCCGATGAACAAGGTGATGATGGCGGTGCAGCGGCTCGGCATCCCGACCGGGCCTGCGATGGTGCTGACCGTTCCGGGCCGGAAATCCGGAGTACCCCGTAGCACGCCGATGACGCCGTTCGACCACGATGGAGGTCTGTACACGGTGGCGGGTTACCCCGGCGCGGACTGGGCGGCCAATGCCCGTGCCGCCGGCACCGGGATACTCACCCGGGGCCGGCGGTCCAGACCGGTCCGCATCGTCGAGCTGACACCGGACCAGTCGCGTCCGGTGCTACGCGCCTTCGCCGTCAAGGTGCCTGTCGGCGTCGGCTTCGCCAAACGCAGCGGCCTCGTCGCCGAGGGCACGCCCGACGAATTCGAAGCGCTGGCCGGGCGTTTGACGGTGTTCCGGTTCGATCCCGCCTAG
- a CDS encoding penicillin-binding transpeptidase domain-containing protein translates to MATQTSSVTRTTGLFAVVVVLGAMALSACTPRPDGPEPAAEQFFAALATGDTAAAAALADRPEDAKTALSEAWNGLQATRLDAQILGSKYAQDTGSVAYRYTWYLPKDRTWTYDGQLNMIRDEGRWQVRWSATGLHPKLGEHQTFALRADAPRRASVNERGGTDVLVPGYIYHYGLDARAAGAALMPTARAVADAMRGFDPALGDPQRLAEQASASAQPMSLITLKQADNDRIAPAIGRLPGVVVTPQPEMLPTDPSFAPVIVNEVKKSVADQLNGQPGWRVVTVNQNGVDVDVLNEVAGDPAPSITISLDRAVQDAAQNAVNTTGKQAMIVAIKPSTGEILAVAQNAAADAIGPLATMGQFPPGSTFKMVTAGAAIERDMATPNTLLGCPGTLDIGHRTVTNYDAFDLGTVPLSRAFANSCNTTFGELASRMPPRGLTQAAARYGIGTDYQVDGISTLTGSVPPTVDLAERTEDGFGQGKVLVSPFGMALAAATVAAGKTPVPQLIEGRQTMVDRAGAPISPKMVDGLRPMMRLVVTNGTAKDLNGLGDVRGKTGEAEFMGGSHSWFAGYRGDMAFAALIVGGGSSEYAVRMCKTMFDGMPPAYLA, encoded by the coding sequence ATGGCAACTCAAACATCATCAGTCACAAGGACCACAGGCCTGTTCGCAGTCGTCGTGGTCTTGGGGGCAATGGCGCTGAGCGCCTGCACCCCGCGGCCCGACGGGCCCGAGCCCGCCGCCGAGCAGTTCTTTGCGGCACTGGCCACTGGTGACACCGCGGCCGCCGCGGCGCTGGCCGACCGGCCCGAGGACGCCAAGACCGCGCTGAGCGAAGCGTGGAACGGCTTGCAGGCGACCCGGCTCGACGCGCAGATCCTGGGTTCCAAGTACGCCCAGGACACCGGCAGCGTGGCCTACCGCTATACCTGGTACCTGCCCAAGGACCGCACCTGGACCTACGACGGGCAGCTCAACATGATCCGTGACGAGGGCCGTTGGCAGGTGCGCTGGAGCGCGACCGGGCTGCACCCGAAACTGGGCGAGCACCAGACCTTTGCGTTGCGGGCCGACGCACCGCGACGCGCCTCGGTCAACGAGCGTGGGGGTACCGACGTACTGGTGCCCGGCTACATCTATCACTACGGGCTGGATGCCAGGGCGGCCGGCGCCGCACTCATGCCGACGGCCCGGGCGGTGGCAGATGCGATGCGGGGCTTCGATCCCGCCCTCGGCGACCCGCAGCGACTTGCCGAACAGGCCAGCGCCTCGGCGCAGCCGATGAGCTTGATCACGCTCAAGCAAGCCGACAACGACCGGATCGCCCCGGCCATCGGCCGGCTGCCCGGGGTCGTGGTCACCCCACAGCCTGAAATGTTGCCCACCGACCCATCTTTCGCCCCGGTGATCGTCAACGAGGTCAAGAAATCGGTGGCCGACCAACTCAACGGTCAGCCGGGCTGGCGGGTGGTCACGGTCAACCAGAACGGTGTCGACGTCGACGTCCTCAACGAAGTTGCGGGCGATCCGGCACCGTCGATCACCATCAGTCTGGACCGCGCCGTGCAGGACGCCGCGCAGAACGCCGTCAACACCACCGGCAAGCAGGCGATGATCGTGGCGATCAAGCCGTCCACCGGTGAGATCCTGGCCGTCGCGCAGAACGCGGCCGCCGACGCGATCGGGCCGCTGGCCACCATGGGCCAGTTCCCGCCGGGGTCGACCTTCAAGATGGTCACCGCGGGCGCGGCCATCGAGCGCGACATGGCAACGCCCAACACGCTTTTGGGCTGCCCCGGCACGCTCGACATCGGGCACCGAACCGTCACCAACTACGACGCCTTCGATCTGGGCACGGTGCCGCTGTCACGGGCGTTCGCCAATTCGTGCAACACCACTTTCGGCGAACTCGCCAGCCGGATGCCGCCGCGCGGTCTCACCCAGGCTGCCGCGCGGTACGGCATCGGCACCGACTACCAGGTGGACGGGATCTCCACGCTCACCGGATCAGTGCCCCCGACGGTGGATCTGGCCGAGCGCACCGAGGACGGCTTCGGCCAGGGCAAGGTACTGGTCAGCCCGTTCGGCATGGCATTGGCGGCCGCGACGGTGGCAGCCGGCAAGACGCCGGTGCCGCAGCTCATCGAGGGACGCCAGACCATGGTGGACCGTGCGGGTGCTCCGATCAGCCCGAAGATGGTCGACGGGCTGCGGCCGATGATGCGGCTGGTGGTGACCAACGGCACAGCCAAGGATCTCAACGGGCTCGGTGACGTGCGCGGGAAGACCGGTGAGGCCGAGTTCATGGGCGGTTCGCATTCCTGGTTCGCCGGCTACCGCGGGGACATGGCGTTTGCGGCGCTCATCGTCGGTGGCGGCAGTTCGGAGTACGCGGTGCGGATGTGCAAGACCATGTTCGACGGTATGCCCCCGGCCTACCTGGCCTGA
- a CDS encoding DUF1707 SHOCT-like domain-containing protein, producing MTGTNEQSVDLRVSDADRNGTLRRLHNAVALGLIDIAEFEERSALVSHARLHSDLDALVGDLPGPGAIVTTATDRVELRGVLGSLKRQGEWTVPTRLALVRRMGSVELDLTRARFAGPMVVIELDMKFGSLEIRLPDGASASIDDVEVIVGSADDHRRDAPAEGTPHIILTGKVVCGSVDIRGPRRNWKLMARRS from the coding sequence ATGACTGGCACCAATGAACAATCGGTGGATCTGCGGGTCTCCGATGCCGATCGCAACGGCACGTTGCGGCGGCTGCACAATGCCGTCGCCCTCGGCCTCATCGACATCGCCGAGTTCGAGGAACGGTCGGCTCTGGTGTCGCACGCCCGGCTGCATTCGGACCTCGACGCATTGGTGGGGGACCTACCCGGACCGGGGGCGATCGTCACCACCGCCACCGACCGGGTCGAGTTGCGCGGTGTGCTCGGCTCGCTGAAACGCCAGGGTGAATGGACCGTTCCGACCCGGCTGGCATTGGTGCGCCGGATGGGTTCGGTCGAGCTGGATCTGACCCGGGCCCGGTTCGCCGGGCCGATGGTGGTCATCGAGCTGGATATGAAATTCGGGTCGTTGGAGATCCGGCTGCCCGACGGGGCCAGTGCGTCGATCGATGACGTCGAGGTGATCGTGGGAAGCGCCGACGACCACCGCCGCGATGCGCCGGCCGAGGGCACCCCGCACATCATCCTCACCGGGAAAGTGGTTTGCGGTTCGGTGGATATCCGTGGGCCGCGCCGGAACTGGAAGCTGATGGCGCGGCGGTCCTGA
- a CDS encoding M50 family metallopeptidase, giving the protein MMFVIGIALFALAILVSVALHECGHMWVARATGMKVRRYFVGFGPTLWSTRRPNKLGETEYGIKAIPLGGFCDIAGMTSVDEIAPEDRPYAMYKQKVWKRVAVLFAGPAMNFIIGLVLLYAIAITWGLPNINQPTTAIVGETGCVAAQVSLDKMGDCTGAGPAALAGIQAGDEIVKVGDTEVSDFAAMADAVRKLNGPVTIELKRDGQTLTKVVDVTQTQRFTSADAKEPATVGAIGVAAVKVEPPTPYNPIAAVPATVSFTGDMAVMLGKSLAKIPTKIGALVEAIGGAERDKETPISVVGASIIGGETVEAGLWVAFWFFLAQLNFVLGAVNLVPLLPFDGGHIAVATYEKLRNMFRAALGKAAAGPVNYLKLMPATYVVLLAVLGYTLLTITADLVNPLSIFQ; this is encoded by the coding sequence ATGATGTTCGTCATCGGCATCGCGCTGTTCGCGCTGGCCATCCTGGTATCGGTGGCCCTGCACGAATGCGGGCACATGTGGGTGGCGCGCGCCACCGGCATGAAGGTGCGCCGGTACTTCGTGGGTTTCGGCCCGACGCTGTGGTCCACGCGGCGCCCCAACAAGCTGGGGGAGACCGAGTACGGCATCAAGGCCATCCCGCTGGGTGGCTTCTGCGACATCGCCGGCATGACGTCGGTCGACGAGATCGCCCCGGAAGACCGGCCCTATGCGATGTACAAGCAGAAGGTGTGGAAGCGCGTCGCGGTGCTGTTCGCCGGACCGGCGATGAACTTCATCATCGGCCTGGTGCTCCTGTACGCCATCGCGATCACCTGGGGCCTGCCCAACATCAACCAGCCCACCACCGCGATCGTCGGTGAAACGGGTTGTGTCGCAGCGCAAGTGAGCCTCGACAAGATGGGTGATTGCACTGGGGCCGGGCCCGCGGCGCTGGCCGGTATCCAGGCCGGCGACGAGATCGTCAAGGTCGGCGACACCGAGGTGTCGGATTTCGCCGCGATGGCCGATGCGGTGCGCAAGCTCAACGGCCCGGTGACGATCGAACTCAAGCGTGATGGCCAGACCCTCACGAAGGTCGTCGACGTGACCCAGACCCAACGGTTCACCAGCGCGGACGCCAAGGAGCCTGCCACCGTCGGCGCGATCGGCGTCGCCGCGGTCAAGGTCGAGCCGCCCACCCCGTACAACCCGATCGCCGCCGTGCCGGCCACGGTCTCGTTCACCGGGGACATGGCCGTCATGCTGGGCAAGTCGCTGGCCAAGATCCCCACCAAGATCGGTGCCCTGGTGGAGGCCATCGGCGGCGCCGAGCGGGACAAGGAAACGCCGATCAGCGTCGTCGGCGCCAGCATCATCGGCGGCGAGACCGTCGAGGCGGGGTTGTGGGTGGCGTTCTGGTTCTTCCTGGCGCAGTTGAACTTTGTGCTCGGCGCGGTCAACCTCGTGCCGCTGCTTCCGTTCGATGGCGGTCACATCGCGGTGGCGACGTACGAGAAGCTCCGCAACATGTTCCGTGCCGCCCTCGGCAAAGCCGCCGCGGGCCCGGTCAACTACCTCAAGCTCATGCCGGCCACCTACGTGGTGCTGCTTGCCGTGCTGGGCTACACGTTGCTGACCATCACGGCAGACCTGGTCAACCCACTCAGCATCTTCCAGTAG
- a CDS encoding GNAT family N-acetyltransferase has product MSAPPLFRLVDERRVSVVRDATPCLQVFDEDPVGSCMVAARVAEFGVEHGAIGGELWTRRGVAESLCYAGPNLIPLRGDAEDLKAFSDKAMSTARRCSSLVGRAELVLPMWGRLESAWGTARDVREQQPLMALNSMPQCVIDPAVRPVRMEELDAYLVAAVDMFIGEVGVDPRLGDGGRGYRRRIASLIAAGRAWARFERGEVVFKAEVGSQSPSVGQIQGVWVHPEWRGHGLGTTGTAALAAAVVGSGRIASLYVNSYNTVARATYARIGFEQVGTFATVLLD; this is encoded by the coding sequence ATGTCGGCTCCGCCACTGTTCCGCCTCGTTGACGAGCGGCGAGTTTCCGTGGTGCGTGACGCCACTCCGTGCCTGCAGGTGTTCGACGAGGACCCGGTGGGGTCGTGCATGGTGGCCGCCCGTGTCGCCGAGTTCGGCGTCGAACACGGAGCGATCGGCGGCGAGCTGTGGACCAGGCGCGGCGTCGCCGAGTCTCTGTGTTACGCCGGGCCCAACCTGATCCCGTTGCGTGGGGACGCCGAGGATCTCAAGGCGTTCTCGGACAAGGCGATGAGCACCGCGCGTCGGTGCTCCTCCTTGGTCGGCCGGGCCGAACTGGTGCTGCCGATGTGGGGGCGGCTGGAATCGGCGTGGGGCACCGCCCGCGATGTCCGCGAGCAGCAGCCGCTGATGGCACTGAACTCGATGCCGCAGTGCGTGATCGACCCGGCGGTCCGCCCGGTGCGTATGGAGGAACTCGACGCCTACCTGGTCGCCGCAGTCGACATGTTCATCGGCGAGGTCGGTGTCGACCCACGACTCGGCGACGGCGGCCGCGGCTACCGTCGCCGCATCGCCAGCCTGATCGCCGCCGGGCGGGCCTGGGCCCGCTTCGAACGCGGCGAGGTGGTGTTCAAGGCCGAGGTCGGGTCGCAGTCGCCGTCAGTCGGCCAGATCCAGGGCGTATGGGTGCATCCCGAGTGGCGTGGCCACGGGCTGGGCACTACTGGCACCGCCGCGCTGGCGGCGGCCGTGGTGGGCTCGGGCCGCATCGCGAGCCTGTACGTCAACAGCTACAACACCGTGGCGCGGGCGACCTACGCCCGCATCGGATTCGAACAGGTTGGTACGTTCGCCACGGTGTTGCTCGACTGA
- the map gene encoding type I methionyl aminopeptidase, producing MPVRTALRPGVLSPTLPVPKSIPRPEYAWKSTVQEGSEPWVQTPEVIEKMRVAGQIAAAALAEAGKAVAPGVTTDELDRIAHEYMVDHGAYPSTLGYKGFPKSCCTSLNEVICHGIPDSTVIEDGDIVNIDVTAYIDGVHGDTNATFLAGDVSEEHRLLVERTHEATMRAIKAVKPGRALSIVGRVIEAYANRFGYNVVRDFTGHGIGTTFHNGLVVLHYDQPAVETVLEPGMTFTIEPMINLGSLDYEIWDDDWTVVTKDRKWTAQFEHTLVVTEDGADILTLP from the coding sequence ATGCCAGTTCGTACCGCCCTGCGCCCCGGCGTGCTCTCACCGACCCTGCCGGTTCCCAAGTCGATCCCTCGGCCGGAGTATGCGTGGAAGTCCACCGTGCAGGAGGGCAGCGAACCCTGGGTGCAGACGCCCGAGGTGATCGAGAAGATGCGCGTCGCGGGCCAGATCGCTGCCGCCGCCCTGGCCGAGGCCGGCAAGGCCGTGGCACCGGGAGTGACCACCGACGAGCTGGACCGTATCGCCCACGAGTACATGGTCGATCACGGCGCCTATCCATCGACCCTGGGCTACAAGGGTTTTCCCAAGTCCTGCTGCACCTCGCTGAACGAGGTGATCTGCCACGGCATCCCGGACTCGACCGTGATCGAAGACGGTGACATCGTCAACATCGACGTCACCGCATACATCGACGGCGTACACGGCGACACCAACGCCACCTTCCTTGCCGGCGACGTCTCCGAGGAGCACCGGCTGCTCGTCGAACGCACTCACGAGGCGACCATGCGGGCCATCAAGGCGGTCAAGCCCGGGCGTGCGTTGTCGATTGTCGGCCGCGTCATCGAGGCCTATGCAAACCGGTTCGGCTACAACGTCGTTCGTGATTTCACCGGTCACGGCATCGGCACCACGTTCCACAACGGCCTGGTGGTGCTGCACTACGACCAGCCCGCCGTGGAGACCGTTCTGGAACCCGGCATGACCTTCACCATCGAACCGATGATCAATCTCGGGTCGCTCGACTACGAGATCTGGGACGACGACTGGACCGTGGTCACCAAGGACCGCAAGTGGACCGCCCAGTTCGAGCACACCCTGGTGGTCACCGAGGACGGCGCCGACATCCTGACATTGCCGTGA